The Thermocladium sp. ECH_B genomic interval ATCAATATATCCCCACCACATGTAAATAGAGGTAGTTAATTAATATTGCTGAAATAATGATCACCATGGGTTCTACATTATTTATTTACGTTTATCGCCCATTCACTTACTTCGAACTGGAAATATTTATATTGGACCCATGCTAATGGAGAAGCGATCCGCATGGAACGATATCAATGATATACGACGTGGCCAGGCAGGAGGAGAAGCTAATAATGCGTGAATTCTCGAGGCGCGGCATCCCCATAAATCCAATGAATATGAATAACATGGAGATGCATCTCCTTGGTTCATGGAGTCAATTTGGGCTGACGCTCATGAGGGCCATGAGCCACATGAAGGCAATACTCATCGCTAGGATACTGAACATAAACGGGGTTCCCACAATTAATGACGGGGAAGCCATGGAGCTCGCTTGGAACAAAGCATTAACCCTAGCTATGTTGGGCAGGGCCGGATTACCCGTGACGCCGAGCACCATAATCATGGATGGAGAACCCAATGAGGCGAGTTACCCAGCCATATTGAAGCCCATTCAAGGATCGTGGGGAAGAATGACAAGCATGATTAGGAACAGGGAAGAATTAATGCTGGTGCTCAAGCATAGGTCAGCCATGGATCCCCACGCTCGTCCAGCCCTGCTTCAACCACTCATTGGGGATGGAACTGATTACAGGGTATTCGTGATTGGGGGCGAGGCGGTCGCCGGCATGAGGAGGAGGCCGCCCAATGGGGATTGGAGAAGCAATGTTGCTAGGGGAGGCAGGGCCGAGGCCGTGAGGATTGATCCAATCATGGGGGAACTAGCCGCTAAGGCGGTGGAGCTGCTCGGCTTGGAGTATGCTGGAGTGGATTTCCTGGCGAGCGATGAGTTGCTGATTAATGAGGTTAATGCGGTTCCGGAGTTCAGGGGATTAATGCATGCCACTGGGGTCGATATACCTGGATTACTGGTTAATCACGTAATTAACGCGGTGAAGAGGTGAGTCCATTGAGCGATGATCAATACCTTGAGGACTCACTCATGGCTAAGTACTACGTTAAGAAGCCCATAAGCATTAGCCGCGGATTCATGCAGTACGTGTGGGACTCATCTGGGAATAAGTACCTTGATGCCCATACTGGGTTCGGGGTCGCCTTCCTGGGCCACCGTAATCCAAGCATAGTTAATGCGGTGATGAATCAATTAAGCAAGGTAATAACGGTTCCATTAACCATGTACAGCGAGGCAAGGCTGGAGTTCCTAACCAAGTTCAGTAGAATTATTCCAGGCTTCGGCAAGGTTTTTCTACAAAACAGTGGGGCGGAGGCTGTTGAGGTGGCGTTAAAGGCGGCCAGGAAAATAACGGGCAAGTCCGCTTTTCTCTCGTTTAATGGGTCTTTCCACGGGAGAACCCTTGGCGCCCTCTCTGTGACGGGTAATGAGAGATATAGGAAGGCATTTGAGCCTCTACCCTATAGCGTGAGATTCGCTCCCCTCAACGCGATTAATCAAGTGGATAAGTTAATCACGGAGGACTTGGCGGCAGTGATAGTGGAACCCATACAGGGCGAGGGGGGAATTAATCCAGCTAAGCCGGAATTCATGAGGGCCCTACGGCAAGTGACGAGCGAGAAGGGGGTTCTCCTAATAATGGATGAGATACAGACGGGCTTCGGGAGAACTGGGTGGACTTGGACCTTTCAGGGACTTGGAGTTGAACCGGATATATTCACTGCGGGCAAATCAATAGCGGGGGGATTACCCATAGGCGTCGCGGTTGTTAAGTCGGGGTTCGGCGATGTCTTTGAGCCGGGCGAGCATGGAAGCACGTTCGCCGGCAATCCATTAGTAATGGCTGCCGCCGCCGCTGGGGTAAATGTATTGATTGAGGAGGATGTGCCTCAGAAAGCCGCTGAAGCTGGGAAGAAGCTGTTGAGGAGGCTGGAGGAAATCAAGACCAGAGCAATACTTAGAATAAAGGGAATGGGATTAATGCTTGGAATAGAGCTTCGCGGTAGGGGGGATCCCCACGTGAATGAATTAATGAGGCTTGGGGTGCTCGCGAGCACAGTGGGCGGGGGATCCACTATTCGGCTTCTCCCTCCATTCTGCATAAATGAGGAGGACATAGATCACTTGGGCAACGCGCTGGAGGCGACGCTCACTAAGGAAAATGCCTAACCTATCGATATTAATACCATCTTTCAAGCATAACGTGCAAGGATACTTCTTTGATAAAATGAACGACAAACCTCGCCCTTCAGGGCGGGGAGGAGGTCGCATCGCCCTGGGCGATCAGGAGAGTAATTCCTCCACGGTCCTCCTATAAACCTTGATGGAATTCAAGTAATCGCTTATGTGAACATACTCCTCGCCTGAGTGAGAGAAGGAGCCGTCGCCGGGCCCGTAGGCAACCATATTGCTCGTGAGCGATATTAATTCATTCATGTCGCTCGTGCCCCACTTCCTTGCCAGTATGGGCCTCCTCTTAAGCACCGATATAATGGATCTAGCGACTGCGCGGGAAGCTGGATTAGCCACATTAACCTCAACTGGTTCAGTGCATTTACTCATTGAAATGGAGNCTCCGCTCCCTAATCCTAGTTTACTCAATGCCTGGCTTAATTCGCTGCAGGACTTGCCGGGCGGTATCCTCACATCTATAACTAGCTCGCACTTACTGGGAATAGCGTTGCCCGCGTCCCCGCAATTAATCATGGTGGGCGTCGCCAAGTAATCCTCGTACCTAGCGCCAACTCCAAGGGTCTCGGATAAGCTCCTGTACGCATCCATGGCTATCAGTATAGCATTGGAATCAAAGTCCGGATTAGAGGCATGGCCGCCCCGCGTCCTCACCTCTACGCGTAATCGAGTGCTGCCCCTATACTTAGTTACTATCCTATCGATGCCCGTGGGTTCACCTATTATTATGAATGATGGAGGAGGCAATGATTTATCATTAATTAGGAAGAGCGTGCCCCCACTATCGCCCTCCTCCTGCACCACCGCCGTTAATATCAGCGTGCCCCTAGCTATGTTGCTCTCCAGGAAGGCGAATGCCATCGCCATTAGGGGAGCCTTATCATCGCTTGCGCCTCTCCCCATTAATTTATCCCCCCTAATTGTTACCTCCATGAAGCCAGGCACAGTATCCATATGAGCGTGAAGCCAGAGAACAGGTGAGCCGCTGCCTCGTGTCGCTATCACGTTGCCGGCCCCATCCATGTACGGGGATGCACCCATGCTGGACAATAGGTCGAGCAGGTACTTCCCCATCTCATTCTCGTGGCCCGTGGGCGAGTATATCTCGAGGGCCTCCCTCAATGCCTTGATTTTCCCATCATCATTAATCATTCTCCCCTCCTCGCATTCAGCATTAATAGCTCCACTATTTTCCTCGCCACATTAATGCCCGTGACCCGCATGACGTTCTTGAATTCCGGCACAACATTGACCTCCAGCACCTTATAACCGTTCCCTGACTCCACTATATCCACGCCGGCGTATACTGCATCAATGGCATTAGTTGAGCGGATGCTTAATTCCTCCAGTTCAGGATCCAACCTAGCCGCTTCGGCCCTGCCTCCCCTAGCCGTGTTGGTGCGCCAATCATTGCCCGGCGAGTACCTATATATGGCTGCCACCGCCTCGCCTCCAACCACCGTGACTCTTATGTCTCTTCCCGGCTTCTCTATGAATTCCTGGAGAATAAATGCGCCCCCCTCCTCGGCTCTATGCCTAATTAATAGGCTTAGGTCCCGGGGATCCTTGGCTAGGCCAACCATTCTGCCCCATGACCCCTGGACAGGCTTAATGATGAGGGGATAACTTAATTCCAATTCCCTAGAGGCAATGCCTGGGTGCGCAANTATTGAGCGAGGTATGGGCACATTAAGCCTAGATAGCGCGGCCATGGTTGCCGCCTTATTGTTACCCATGATTATGGAGCGAAGCGAGNTAATGGAGCGATTACCTACGGCCTCANTTAATTGAGCCACCAGCTGCGTTTTATGTTGGCTAATTGTCCTGGGGAAAGCCAGGCCCCGTTGGGCGCTGCCCGGGAACATGAATAAGTAATTATCTATATTGATCAGCTTGTACGATGCGTTGATGTAATTTAATTCCCTAATCAGTAGTTTCTCGTCTTGCCGAATAATGTCATGAAAGAAAAGTATTGTTTCAATGAGAATCACCTACTCGCCCCAATCCTCCTCCTCGACATTTATCAGCTTTAATTGTATTGAATTATTTTGTATCACTACTTGATACTTCTGTCCACAGGATGGACAGGAGGTTAATTCGCCATCCAATGCATCGTCAGGAATGGGCACGTCCCCACCACATACCTGGCACGCAATGTTGGTCGGCATCTCTATATATTCCCGCCGTTATTATTTAAATATTGCGTAGCAATTGCCAATGATATATATGGGCATCCATTATATATGGTCAATAAATATGCGTGCCTGCGCCGCTTATAGCCGAGGATATCGGCGNCTCCCTGAGTCCACTAGATATTATGACCCTAACGCCGCCGCTGCCGAGCTGCATAGCCATGCGGAGCTTCCTCCTCATTCCGCCGCTTACCTCCCCAATAGAGAGGAGAGAGTCATTCCCTGGATCAACTCTGGGAAGCGGGGAACCATTAATTAACACTCCATCCACATCAGTTAAAATAATTGAGTAATCGGGCCTCATC includes:
- a CDS encoding alpha-L-glutamate ligase gives rise to the protein MIYDVARQEEKLIMREFSRRGIPINPMNMNNMEMHLLGSWSQFGLTLMRAMSHMKAILIARILNINGVPTINDGEAMELAWNKALTLAMLGRAGLPVTPSTIIMDGEPNEASYPAILKPIQGSWGRMTSMIRNREELMLVLKHRSAMDPHARPALLQPLIGDGTDYRVFVIGGEAVAGMRRRPPNGDWRSNVARGGRAEAVRIDPIMGELAAKAVELLGLEYAGVDFLASDELLINEVNAVPEFRGLMHATGVDIPGLLVNHVINAVKR
- a CDS encoding acetyl-lysine aminotransferase, whose translation is MAKYYVKKPISISRGFMQYVWDSSGNKYLDAHTGFGVAFLGHRNPSIVNAVMNQLSKVITVPLTMYSEARLEFLTKFSRIIPGFGKVFLQNSGAEAVEVALKAARKITGKSAFLSFNGSFHGRTLGALSVTGNERYRKAFEPLPYSVRFAPLNAINQVDKLITEDLAAVIVEPIQGEGGINPAKPEFMRALRQVTSEKGVLLIMDEIQTGFGRTGWTWTFQGLGVEPDIFTAGKSIAGGLPIGVAVVKSGFGDVFEPGEHGSTFAGNPLVMAAAAAGVNVLIEEDVPQKAAEAGKKLLRRLEEIKTRAILRIKGMGLMLGIELRGRGDPHVNELMRLGVLASTVGGGSTIRLLPPFCINEEDIDHLGNALEATLTKENA
- a CDS encoding acetyl-lysine deacetylase, with amino-acid sequence MINDDGKIKALREALEIYSPTGHENEMGKYLLDLLSSMGASPYMDGAGNVIATRGSGSPVLWLHAHMDTVPGFMEVTIRGDKLMGRGASDDKAPLMAMAFAFLESNIARGTLILTAVVQEEGDSGGTLFLINDKSLPPPSFIIIGEPTGIDRIVTKYRGSTRLRVEVRTRGGHASNPDFDSNAILIAMDAYRSLSETLGVGARYEDYLATPTMINCGDAGNAIPSKCELVIDVRIPPGKSCSELSQALSKLGLGSGXSISMSKCTEPVEVNVANPASRAVARSIISVLKRRPILARKWGTSDMNELISLTSNMVAYGPGDGSFSHSGEEYVHISDYLNSIKVYRRTVEELLS
- a CDS encoding lysine biosynthesis enzyme LysX → MILIETILFFHDIIRQDEKLLIRELNYINASYKLINIDNYLFMFPGSAQRGLAFPRTISQHKTQLVAQLXEAVGNRSIXSLRSIIMGNNKAATMAALSRLNVPIPRSIXAHPGIASRELELSYPLIIKPVQGSWGRMVGLAKDPRDLSLLIRHRAEEGGAFILQEFIEKPGRDIRVTVVGGEAVAAIYRYSPGNDWRTNTARGGRAEAARLDPELEELSIRSTNAIDAVYAGVDIVESGNGYKVLEVNVVPEFKNVMRVTGINVARKIVELLMLNARRGE
- a CDS encoding lysine biosynthesis protein; its protein translation is MPTNIACQVCGGDVPIPDDALDGELTSCPSCGQKYQVVIQNNSIQLKLINVEEEDWGE